Part of the Halomarina litorea genome is shown below.
CGGTCCGCGGCCTCCTCGCGCGCGAGCTTCTCGCCGTGTGACGTCTTATCTGCCATATGGGACGATGAACCGCTCGCCCGATAAGCGTGCGGGCGGCGGCAGCGCTCTCTCCTCCTCCCGTGCCCCTCAGGCTCCCGGCACGCCGAGCGCCGTGATGGAGATGAGGCCGACGAGGTGGAGGACGTAGAGGACGACCTCCACGGCCAGCCACGCGACGAGGCCGATACCGGCCGCGCTCCCCCACCCGCCGGGGTACGACCAGTTGATGACGCCGACCCAGGCGACGAGCGCCAGCACCGGGCCGACGACCGGGAGCCCCCCGAGGAAGAAGTTGACCAGCCCCCAGACGAGTGCGCCGGCGAGGGCCGCGACCACCGCCCGCCCGTAGCCGACGTCCTTGTCCACCAGCAGGCGCGCGCCGACGTGGATGCCGAACGCACCCACGAGCAGGCTGATGAGGAACACGACGACGGCGTTCGTCGAGGCGGGGACCTCGCTCTGGAGGACCACCGGGGCGAGGCTCACGAGCGCCGCACCTCCGAGACGGTCGGCTCCCACGGGCCGCGAGTTCTCGGCGCCACAGTGCTCGGCCGGTCGCGTCGACGTGTCCGTCTCATCGTTCGGTGCCCGGGAATACGTCGCGGCGCTGTAAGTATCTACACCCGCCTCCGTGTGGGACTGTCGCGCGGGGACGACTCACTCCTCGTCCTCGTCGGTCATCCGGACGGTGAGGACCGGCACCGGCGAGAGGCGGACGACCTTCTCCGTGACGCTCCCGAGGAGGTAGCGGTCGAGGCCGGTCCGACCGTGGGTCCCCATCACGACGAGGTCGACGTCGTTGTTCTCGACGTACTCGACGATGCGGCGGTAGGCGGGCCCCCGTTCGACGCGGGTGACGCACTCGACGCCCGCGGCGCGGGCGCGGTCCGCGATGTCGTCGGTCGCGCGCTCACCCACGTCGGTGAGGGCGTCGATGACCCGTTCGACCGCGAGGTCGCTCGCGTACATCGGGTTGACGACGTAGAGGGCGTGGAGTCGCGCGTCGAACGTCGTCGCGAGGTCGAGTGCGTGGTCGACGGCGACGCGCGCGCCGTCGCTTCCGTCGGTGGGCACGAGGATGTCGTGGTACATGGGCTCTCTCGAGAAGCTATGCGCTCCGTGACTATAGCCTGTCGCGCGCCGTCGCCGGCGTCCGACCCACCGTAGCTTTACGTGCGGGACGGGTGGTCACTGGGGTGAACGAAGACGAGGTCCGACGAGTGTGGGCGGAACGGTCGGGGGAGTTCTCCCCGGAGTACTACGCCTACTACGGGCCCAACGAGACGAGCGAGCGCATCCGCGAGGTGCTCGAGGCGACGGTCGGACGCGGAGCGAGCGTCCTCGAACTCGGCTGCAGTGCCGGGCGACACCTCGCCCACCTCCACGAGAGCGGGTACGCGGACCTCCACGGCATCGATATCAACGAGGACGCGTTCGACGTTCTCCGGGAGACGTACCCGGCCCTCGCCGAGGCGGGCACCTTCCACCTCGGGGCCATCGAGGACCTCCTCGCGGACACCCCGGACGGGCGCTACGACGCCGTCTTCTCCGTCGAGACGCTCCAGCACGTCCACCCGGACGCCCAGACGACGTTCGACGACGTGGCACGGGTCACGGCGGACACGCTCGTCACCGTCGAGAACGAGGGGCCCGGCGAGGGGTCGCCCGACGACCCGGGCGTGAACTACGTCAACGACGAGTTCCCCCTCTTCTATCGTGACTGGGGGCGCGTGTTCGGGGAACGCGGGTTCGAGGAGGAACGGACGGAACGTCTCGACCGGGACACCCTGCGCGTGTTCCGGAAGCGGGGCGCTGAGGCCGAGTAGACCCACGCCCGACGACTGGCGAAGCACGACCGACTCCTGGCACGACATCCTCGATAGGAGAACTGACGGACAGGTCCGCGACTCGTCCGCTCGGAACCGGGCGCAGACGGAGAGGGCGGCCGCTCCGGGCGCAGTTCGCGTCAGAAAGAGCCGGTGGGGGGATTTGAACCCTCGACCTAATCCTTACGAAGGATTCGCTCTGCCAGCTGAGCTACACCGGCGCTATCAGGACATGGTGGCAACGTGGGCATAAGGATTCCGGAGTCGGTCCGCCGTGTCCCGGTCTGGCGTGTCCCACGCCTCGCCCGCATGGGTCAGGGGACTCGCTACGGGCGGACGCGAGCAGCGACCTTCGGCGAACACGCTGCGGTTCTGGACGATACCAGCGCCGGCCAGCCATGGCGAGGGAGAAAACCAACGAAACGAGGAGTGTACGGGCAGCTAGTTCTCCGAACTACCGAAACTCGCGCGGGAACTACCCATCCCATGCGCTGGTGATGATATTAGTTCCCTAGTACCAAGATTGATAACGGCTGGCGTAGTTCGTTGGGATGCAATGTCCGTCCGACAGTCGTGGCGTGTGTCGGCCTCGCCCGGCCGGCCCGTCGTGTCGAACCGTCCCCCCGCCGAGGTGGTCGTGAGGTAGGCGACCCCGTTCCCGTCACTCACAGTAGTTACTGTTCGTCCGGCCGCGCTGACTCGAACTCCGGCGCGGCCACCTGCGTGTGTTCTCGCGGTTCCGCTTCTACAGTACGACACTCAATGCGACCCCGACCACGATGAGGACGAAGATGAGCGTCGAGACGATGAGAAGAACCGGTCGGCGAAGCTCATGGCTGCGTGAAGAACGAGCGGACACGTAACGTCCTACGCTCGCGTCAGTCGCTCCGGGCGTCCACCTGGTTCCGCTCGGCCGCCGTCGACTCCGTCCGCTCGCCACCCTCGGCTACCGCGGACGGCCGGTCGTCGGACCGCGCTCCGTCCCGCCTCCCACCGTCTTCGTCCTCGCGGTCGACCGTCTCCCCGACGGCCTCCGCCAGCGCCTCCGACAGCGTGGTGACTGCGGCCTCGTGCGCCCCCTTCGACCGGAACACGGCGGCGGGTGCGACGTCGAGTCGGCTGTACGTCTCCAGTTCCGCGTCTTCGAGGTCGTCGCGCCCTCGCATGAACCGTCCGACCCGGTCGAGCAGCGCGTGCATGTGGACCAGCTCACGCTTTCGCATTGTGATCTCGCTAGGTTTTTGGCACGCCTAAACCCTTCGTGGGAACGAGTGACACGAGTCCGCAGTCGTGCGGTTCGCCGGACGAGCCGTCGCCGCCGTCGCGATCAGCAGAGGTCGATCGTGACGTAGACCCGGGCGTCCGCGGTGACGTTCACGCCGATGCCGGCGCGGTCGGCGTTCCGGTAGAGCAACTTCGTCTTCTCGTCGGCCTCGCCCTGCCACTTGGCGACGACCTGGTCGGCGATCTCGCGTTCGCTCGGGACCTCGCCCGATTCGAGGGTGAGGCGTCCGACGAGTTCGATCTCCTCACCGTCGCGGACGCCGGCGCTCCCGGCGATGCGACAGTGGTTGTACCGGTCGAACTCCTTGTACCGCTCCGTCGTCGAGTAGCCAGCGGCGGCGTGGGAGGGGTAGCCCTGTTCGGCCATGTTCACGCTGTGGAAGCGCGCCATCTCGTCGAGGGTCGACTCGCGGCGCAGGGGCTCACGACCCGCCCGCGCCCGGACGTGGTCGTTGACGATGGAGAGGACGTGCCCCTCGACGGCCGCCTCGTTGACCGAGGATTTCTCGAACGGTTCGGGCGTGGGCGTCGGTGTCGCCTCGGGGGTAGGCGTGGGTGTCGACGGCGTCGGTTCGGGCGTCGGTGTCGCCGTCGGTGCCGGCGTTGGTTCGGGCGTCTGCGTGAGCGTCGACTGGTTCGTCGTCGACCCCAGGTTGTTCGAGGCGTCGTCGGCGAACTGGGTGCCGATGAACCCGCCGACGGCCATCGACGTGAAGACGACGGCGCTGACTACCACGAGAAGGACTCGGTTCACCATGCGTGCGTATCGGCAATCCGGTACATCTAACTTTTGGATACATACATAGAAACTTGAGAAAATGCAGGGTCGCTCGCGCCTCTCCCACGGGTATGGACTGGCTCTCCCGGGGACGCGACGGGCGGCGATTCGCCGCCCACGTCGGCACGGCGGTCGTCGCACTGCTGGTCGTCTCCTTCCGCGAGTCGCTGCTCTCGCTCGCCCCACTCGTCCGGCCGCCCGGCGGGACCCGCTGGTTCACGCTGGTCGCCGTCGTCGTCCTCTCGTTCGTCGTCCCGCTACTGGTCGCCGTCGGCCTCGCCGACGCCCGCTACACCCGACGCTCCCGCTGAGTCCTCCAGTGCGGTCACGGTCGGCGTCCCGGTGGCGGGGTTCTCCCCGATGGCCGCGCGAGCGCCGAAGGCCCGTTCGACGACGCCCTCTGTCAGCACCGTCCCGGGCGGCCCGGCCGCGAGCACCCGCCCGTCGGCGACGACGACGAGGGCGTCGCAGAACCGCGCCGCGAGGTCGAGGTCGTGGATGGCCGCCAGCGCGGTCCGACCCTCTCCGACCAGCGAGCGGACGAGCGAGAGCGTCCGCACCTGGTGGTTGATGTCGAGGCTGGCCGTCGGTTCGTCGAGCAGGAGGGCGGGCGTCTCCTGTGCCAGCGCGCGCGCCAGGAGGACGCGCTGGCGCTCCCCGCCGCTGACGGTCCCCACGGAACGGTCCGCGAGGTCCGCCACCTCCGCCCGGTCGAGGGCCCGGTCGACGGCCGCGCGGTCCTCCTCGGTCGTCCGCTCGAAGCGCCCCCGGTGGGCGCTCCGGCCCATCGCCACCACCTCGCGCACCGGGAAGTCGAAGGCGAGCGAGGTGTCCTGCGGGACCGTCGCCACCCGCCGGGCGACGGCGCGCGCCGAGAGTCCCTCCACCGCCTCGCCGTCGACGAGGACCCGTCCATCGTCCGGCGTGAGGACGCCGTTGACCGTCCGGAGGAGGCTGGTCTTGCCCGCCCCGTTCGGCCCCACCAGCGCGACGAACGTCCCTCGCTCGGCGTCGAAGGAGACGTCCCGGAGGATTCGGGTCCCGCCGAGCGAGAGCGAGACGTCCTCGACGCGGATCACAGCGCGTGCACCTCGCGCTCCCGCAGGAGGTAGAGGAAGAAGGGCGCGCCGACGGCAGCGGTGACGATGCCCACCGGGAGTTCGGCGGGGCCGGAGCGCGCGACGGCGTCCGTGACGACGAGGAAGGTCCCGCCGGCGAGCGCACTGGTCGGGAGGAGGATGCGGTGGTCCGGGCCGACGAGCAGTCGCATGACGTGCGGGACGACCAGCCCCACGAACCCGATGACGCCGACGACGGCGACGGCCGTGGCGGTGACGAGACTCGACACCGCCAGCAGGACGCGCTTCGTGCGCTCCACGTCGATACCGAGGGTGTGGGCGTCCTCCTCGCCGACGAGCAGGACGTTCAGGTCGCGGGCGTACGCCGCCAGCACCGCGAACCCCAGCACGGTCGGCGGTATCGTGAGGGCGACGGCGTCCCACGAGGCCGCCGAGAGGTGACCCATCAGCCAGTAGAGCGCCCGTTCGAGGCTGTCACCCGAGTGGAGCAGCATGTACGAGACGACCGCACCGAGGAACGTCTGGACGGCCACGCCCGCCAGCAACAGCGTCGCGACGGGCGTGCGGCCGTCCTCCGTCGCGATGAGGTAGACCGCGAACGCGACGACGAGCGCCCCCCCGAAGGCGGCCGTCCGCAGGCCGAACGGGAGGAGCGCCGGGAAGGCGATGGTCGCAACCGCGCCCGTCGCCGCGCCCGAGGAGACGCCGATGATGGAGGGGTCGGCCATCGGGTTCCGGAAGAACCCCTGCATGACGGTGCCCGCCGAGGCGAGGGCGACACCGACGACGCCCGCGAGGACGACGCGAGGGGCGCGGAGCGTCGTCACGATGACCTGGTCGGAGCGCTCGACCGGGAACGAGAAGGGGTGGACGGTCCCGACGTGGAGGCGGACCCACGGCACCTGCCCGACGCTCGACAGGCGGGCAGCGCTCCACTCGAACGAGAGGGACGCGGGCACCGCGAGGGCGTTGAGCAGCGCCTTCGCCACGGTCACCGGACCGACCTCAACCGTGCCGTGCGCGATGCTCACGACGGAGGCGACCACCAGCAGGGCGAGGAGCCCCAGCGACCACGTGACGGTGCGCGCCCACTGCATGTACGCAACCGTGGTTGGATTAGGTAAATACTTATTGCATACGGTCGCAGGTCCGGCGATGCGATACACAGCGATACTGGCCGCTCTCGCACTCGTCCTCGCCGTCGTCCCGGCGGCGGTCACGGGAGTTGCGGCCGCACCCGGAGTACAGCAGGAGAACTGTTCGTTCCCGTTCAGCGGCACCGACGCGACGGGCACCGAGGTGACCGTCGAGGACCGGCCCGAGCGAATCGTCGCGTTGCAGGCCAGCACGGCCCAGATTCTCTGGGAAGTCAACGCCCAGGAGCGCGTCGTCGGGATGCCCGTCCGGTCGTACACGGCGTACCTGAACGGCTCCGAGAGCAGGACCGACGTGCTCACGGGCGACGGAACGAGCGTGAACGTCGAGCAGGTCGTCGCGCTCGAACCGGACGTCGTCGTCGCGCCGAGCAGCATCCCCAACGCAACCGTCTCACAGCTTCGGGACGCGGGCGTCACCGTCTACAAGTTCTCTTTCGACCGCTCCATCGAGGGCATCTACGAGAAGACGACGCTCCTCGGTCGCCTCGTCGGGAACTGCGAGGAGGCGAACGCCACCGTCGAGGAGATGCGCTCGTCGGTCGAGCGTATCGAACGGGCGGTCGAGGGCCGTGAACGGCCGGACGCGCTCTACTACTTCTACAACTTCACCGCCGGTAACGGGACGTTCATCCACGAGGTCATCACCACCGCGGGCGGGGACAACGTGGCCGCGAACGCGGGCATCTCCGGGTTCGGCCAGATCAGCGACGAGGTCGTCGCCGAGCGAAACCCGGACTGGATACTCCACCCCTCCGACGCGCCGCTCCCACAGCGCGAACCGTTCGCGAGCACGACCGCCTACGCGCAGAACCAGACGCTCTCGGTGAACGCGAACTACATGAACCAGCCCGCACCCCGCGTGGTCATCCCCATGCTGGAGATCGCGCAGGCGCTCCACCCCGAGGCGTTCGAGGGAGGGGCGAACGGTACGACCGCCAACGAGACGGCGACCGACGAACCGACGACGAACGCGACAGACAACGCCACCGCCGCCGACCCCGGTGACCCGCCGGGCGAGACGCCCACCTCCAGCGGCGACGGTCCCGGCTTCGGGGTCGTCGCGACACTCGTCGCACTGCTCGCGACGATGCTCCTCGTCCGCCGGTCGTAACCGCCGGTCCGTCCGGCCGTCTCTCTCGATACCCGGCCCTTCTTACGTCCCCTGAGTGTGCGTGGTTCGGATATCGGCGAGTTGCCGCCGTATCTCCGAGCGTTCACCGAACGCGACAGCGCCCGCCTCGGTGGATAGCCCCGGCCCCCTCCGCAGGTGGCCCTGGCGCGACTTCGGCCCAGAACCCGGCGGGACGACGCGTCCTCCCGCCCGGTCCCGACTCCGACTTCGAAAAGAGTTCCTGCGAGCGCCGTCCGTCCGTTCTGTCGCGTCTCGTCTCCCGGTCTCAGATTCCCGGCGGGACGCCGACGATCTCGAACGCCTGGAAGCCGAGCGCCGCCAGCGCGTACAGCAACGCGAAGTCGATGACCCACGTCAGTATCGAGACGCCCGTCGCGGTGACGATAGAGCCCGAGTACCGGAGGTCGATGACGACGATGTACGCGAGCAGTCCCAGCAGCGGGCCCAGGGCGACGACGTACCCCGAGACGCCGACGTACCCCGAGATGAGGTACGTCGCGCCGACCCAGACGGCGCTGGCGATGAGCGCGGTGACGAACGAGTGGCCGAGGCTCCCCTCGCCGAGGAGGACCTCCGTCGCGAGGTAGGTCGCAACCGTCCCGACGAGGAGACTGGCGATGAATCCGACGAGCGCGTCACTCAATCCGAGCTGAACGGTCTGTAGTGGTAGCATCGTCCGAGATGACTCCCGGCTCCCGTATCCGATCGGGGCTTGAACATACAGGCCCCTGATATCCCGTCCGAAAGGTAGTTCACCGGGCCGCCGGGTAGTGGGCACATGGTCGAGAACGTCATCTGGCCCGCCGCGCTCGACGCGGAGCGTTCGCGCAGCGAGGGTCGTCGGGTCGCCCGTGACCTCGCGGTGCCGGCCCCGACGGTCGACGAAATCGCCCGCGCGGTCCAGCAAGTAGGGTACGACGCCGTGGTCGAACGCGAGAAACGCTACCCCCGCGAGTACGAGACGCGCGGGCGAGTGCTGGTCCAGAACGCCGACGACGCCGGCAAGTCCGACCTCCTGCAGGCCGTCGCGGCGTACGTCGTGGCGCTTCGCGAATGAAGCGCGTCGGCGAAGTCGTCCGGACCGCACAGGGACTCGCCGTCCTCCGGTGTCCCGACGACGACTACCCCGACATCGGCACGATGGTCATCGACGAGGACCTGAAGAGCGTCGGTCGGGTGGTGGACGTCTTCGGACCGGAGTCCCGCCCCTACGCCGCCGTCACGCCCGACGACGACGTGCAACTACCGCTCCTGCTCGGGAAGGCCATCTACGCGCGGTAGTCCCTAAGCACAACGCACAAACGCCCCCTCCGCCACCCTCCAGTATGAAGCGGTCCTCCGTCGCCACCGTCGCCGCGCTGACGGTGTTCCTGATCGTCCAGTTGGGGACGCTCGCGCTGGTCCAGCCCTTCGAGAGCGCGGGCTACCAGACCGTCGAGGACCCCTCGGACCCGACGAACAGCCTCCTCTACCTCGTCGCCATCCTCGTCGCGACGGGCGTGATGCTCGCGGCGTTCAAGTTCGGCGTCGACGGCCTCGTCCGGGGACTCATCGTCTTCTCCAGTTCCCTGCTCTCGTACTACGTGTTCTCGGTGCTCCTCCCGCCCGCCGTCCGCGTCGGAGGGGCGAACGCGCTGGCCGTGGGGGGTGCGCTGGTCGTCGCCGTCGCCCTCCTCGTCCACCCGGAGTGGTACGTCATCGACGGCGTCGGCGTCGTGATGGGGATGGGCGCGGCGGCGCTGTTCGGCATCAGCTTCGGCCTCCTGCCCGCCATCGTCCTGCTGACGGCGCTCGCAGTCTACGACGCGGTCAGCGTCTACGGCACCGAACACATGCTCACGCTCGCCGACGGCGTGATGGCCCTCAAGATTCCCGTCGTCCTCGTCATCCCGCTCACGCTCGGCTACTCGTTCCTCGACGAAGGTGAGGGGGACGAGGGTGATGGAAACGAGCAGGGCGGGACCCCCGAGGGCGCCGCCACGGACGGGAGCGGCCGGGACGGGTCGGGTAAAAACGGGGAGGACGCCCGCGAGCGTCCCGCGCCCGACGAACGCGACGTGTTCTTCATCGGACTGGGCGACGCCGTCATGCCGACCATCATCGTCGCCAGCGCCGCGTTCTTCCTCGACGCGCCGTCGCTCGGCGTCCCCGGTCTCGCGCTCACGCTCCCCG
Proteins encoded:
- a CDS encoding universal stress protein, with product MYHDILVPTDGSDGARVAVDHALDLATTFDARLHALYVVNPMYASDLAVERVIDALTDVGERATDDIADRARAAGVECVTRVERGPAYRRIVEYVENNDVDLVVMGTHGRTGLDRYLLGSVTEKVVRLSPVPVLTVRMTDEDEE
- a CDS encoding class I SAM-dependent methyltransferase, translated to MNEDEVRRVWAERSGEFSPEYYAYYGPNETSERIREVLEATVGRGASVLELGCSAGRHLAHLHESGYADLHGIDINEDAFDVLRETYPALAEAGTFHLGAIEDLLADTPDGRYDAVFSVETLQHVHPDAQTTFDDVARVTADTLVTVENEGPGEGSPDDPGVNYVNDEFPLFYRDWGRVFGERGFEEERTERLDRDTLRVFRKRGAEAE
- a CDS encoding UPF0058 family protein, yielding MRKRELVHMHALLDRVGRFMRGRDDLEDAELETYSRLDVAPAAVFRSKGAHEAAVTTLSEALAEAVGETVDREDEDGGRRDGARSDDRPSAVAEGGERTESTAAERNQVDARSD
- a CDS encoding CAP domain-containing protein yields the protein MVNRVLLVVVSAVVFTSMAVGGFIGTQFADDASNNLGSTTNQSTLTQTPEPTPAPTATPTPEPTPSTPTPTPEATPTPTPEPFEKSSVNEAAVEGHVLSIVNDHVRARAGREPLRRESTLDEMARFHSVNMAEQGYPSHAAAGYSTTERYKEFDRYNHCRIAGSAGVRDGEEIELVGRLTLESGEVPSEREIADQVVAKWQGEADEKTKLLYRNADRAGIGVNVTADARVYVTIDLC
- the btuC gene encoding vitamin B12 ABC transporter permease BtuC, with the translated sequence MQWARTVTWSLGLLALLVVASVVSIAHGTVEVGPVTVAKALLNALAVPASLSFEWSAARLSSVGQVPWVRLHVGTVHPFSFPVERSDQVIVTTLRAPRVVLAGVVGVALASAGTVMQGFFRNPMADPSIIGVSSGAATGAVATIAFPALLPFGLRTAAFGGALVVAFAVYLIATEDGRTPVATLLLAGVAVQTFLGAVVSYMLLHSGDSLERALYWLMGHLSAASWDAVALTIPPTVLGFAVLAAYARDLNVLLVGEEDAHTLGIDVERTKRVLLAVSSLVTATAVAVVGVIGFVGLVVPHVMRLLVGPDHRILLPTSALAGGTFLVVTDAVARSGPAELPVGIVTAAVGAPFFLYLLREREVHAL
- a CDS encoding PGF-CTERM-anchored ABC transporter substrate-binding protein encodes the protein MRYTAILAALALVLAVVPAAVTGVAAAPGVQQENCSFPFSGTDATGTEVTVEDRPERIVALQASTAQILWEVNAQERVVGMPVRSYTAYLNGSESRTDVLTGDGTSVNVEQVVALEPDVVVAPSSIPNATVSQLRDAGVTVYKFSFDRSIEGIYEKTTLLGRLVGNCEEANATVEEMRSSVERIERAVEGRERPDALYYFYNFTAGNGTFIHEVITTAGGDNVAANAGISGFGQISDEVVAERNPDWILHPSDAPLPQREPFASTTAYAQNQTLSVNANYMNQPAPRVVIPMLEIAQALHPEAFEGGANGTTANETATDEPTTNATDNATAADPGDPPGETPTSSGDGPGFGVVATLVALLATMLLVRRS
- the srp19 gene encoding signal recognition particle subunit SRP19; the protein is MVENVIWPAALDAERSRSEGRRVARDLAVPAPTVDEIARAVQQVGYDAVVEREKRYPREYETRGRVLVQNADDAGKSDLLQAVAAYVVALRE
- a CDS encoding H/ACA ribonucleoprotein complex subunit GAR1; amino-acid sequence: MKRVGEVVRTAQGLAVLRCPDDDYPDIGTMVIDEDLKSVGRVVDVFGPESRPYAAVTPDDDVQLPLLLGKAIYAR
- a CDS encoding presenilin family intramembrane aspartyl protease PSH translates to MKRSSVATVAALTVFLIVQLGTLALVQPFESAGYQTVEDPSDPTNSLLYLVAILVATGVMLAAFKFGVDGLVRGLIVFSSSLLSYYVFSVLLPPAVRVGGANALAVGGALVVAVALLVHPEWYVIDGVGVVMGMGAAALFGISFGLLPAIVLLTALAVYDAVSVYGTEHMLTLADGVMALKIPVVLVIPLTLGYSFLDEGEGDEGDGNEQGGTPEGAATDGSGRDGSGKNGEDARERPAPDERDVFFIGLGDAVMPTIIVASAAFFLDAPSLGVPGLALTLPALTAILGTLAGLVVLVRMVMKGRAHAGLPLLNGGAIGGYLVGALASGIPLTTVLGLGPYL